A single window of Athene noctua chromosome 1, bAthNoc1.hap1.1, whole genome shotgun sequence DNA harbors:
- the ICOSLG gene encoding ICOS ligand → MEPRGYGFLLLLLHILRAVIALEEVIVSKLGDNATLSCIYRGRELYLKNLRVYWQIADDQEECSVVHALISGQDNESEQCIHFKNRTQLFWDRLENGDFSLLLLNVSQSDKHTYKCVVMQKTEYTKMVHQAEVVLSLAASYSQPILSGPIRNSDSTGEEVTFSCRSGNGYPEPNVYWINKTDNSHLPPSELKITPHDDGTYSVFSTLKVKATSNMQIECSVENKILQENLSANYTQQKKSNGSSIESHKTLEKNGQGAQAAGIISVVILIGLLAVLICWLWRRRSSKLVSYTDVQPNEDKGELNSPV, encoded by the exons TGAGAGCTG TTATCGCCCTGGAGGAGGTCATTGTCAGTAAGCTTGGAGACAATGCTACACTGAGTTGCATATATCGAGGAAgagaattgtatttaaaaaatctgCGGGTATATTGGCAAATAGCTGATGATCAAGAAGAGTGTTCAGTGGTACATGCACTGATCTCAGGTCAAGACAATGAAAGTGAACAATGTATTCACTTTAAAAACAGGACTCAATTATTCTGGGATAGATTGGAAAATGGTGATTTTTCACTGCTACTGCTAAACGTCAGCCAGAGTGATAAACATACATACAAGTGTGTAGTAATGCAGAAAACGGAATATACCAAAATGGTTCACCAGGCAGAAGTGGTTCTCAGTTTAGCAG CTAGTTATAGCCAACCAATACTCAGCGGACCAATAAGAAACAGTGACAGCACTGGTGAGGAGGTGACTTTCAGCTGCAGGTCCGGCAATGGATACCCAGAGCCCAATGTTTATTGGATAAATAAAACAGACAACAGCCACCTGCCTCCATCAGAACTAAAGATCACTCCTCACGATGATGGCACTTACAGTGTTTTTAGCACGCTGAAGGTTAAAGCCACTTCTAACATGCAAATAGAGTGCTCcgtagaaaataaaatactgcaggaAAATCTATCAGCCAACT acacacagcagaagaaaagcaatGGTTCTAGCATAGAAAGTCACAAAACCCTGGAAAAAAATGGACAAGGTGCTCAAGCAGCTGGCATCATTTCTGTTGTCATTCTGATAGGTCTTCTAGCTGTTTTAATCTGCTGGCTGTGGAGGAGGAGATCCTCTAAACTAGTGTCCTACACAG ATGTCCAACCAAATGAAGACAAAGGAGAACTCAACT cacCTGTCTAA